GTCACTGGGATCAGTatattaaaatttctgatgaaagtAAGAGACAACTAGAATTTTGGCAAATATCTCTGTCGGAACTGAATATAAAACATACCAATGTGTCTTTTCAATGCTCAAAAATTGTGTATTCTGACACTAGTAGTACAGGGTTTGCTGGCTATGCAGTCAGTGCGAAAACCGGTATTTCATATGGTACATGGTCCATTGAAGAAAGTCTTAAGTCTTCGACATGGCGAGAATTGGTAGCTGTTTATCGTGTTTTACAGTCGTTAGGTCATATTCTGACTGGTCAGAGGGTGAAATGGTTTACTGACAATCAAGGGGTTGAAGCGATCGTATCGAAAGGTTCTATGAAGGTGGAATTGCAAAGTATAGCTATTGATATTTTTCGATTTtgtattgcaaagtctattttgttGGAAATGGAATGGATTCCTAGAACAATGAATGAAAAAGCAGATTATCTGTCAAAGATTATTGACATTGATGACTGGGGTatcttatttgaaatatttgatatgGTTCAGGCTAGATTTGGAAATACACATATTGATTGGTTCGCTTCCGAACATAAGGCGAAACTGAATTCGTATTATTCAAGATATTGGAGTCCCACGTGTAACGGTATAGACGCTTTTTCAGAACATTGGGGAGGAAAGTTCGGATTATTTGTTCCCCCAATCACTGTCATTACACAGGTTATCAAGAAAATGGCCTTTGACAAAGCTGCTGGTGTTCTTGTTGTGCCTTGCTGGAAATCAGCTTTGTTTTGGTCATTTCTTTGTCCAACAGGGTCATTTATACCAGAGGTAGTTGATTGGTTCGATTTACCAATTAACAGAGAGAATTGTGTCTAGTAGGAGTGGAAAAGGTATGTTTGGAAATATAGATTTGAATTTCCGTATGTTGGCACTGAAAGTTGATTTTTCTTCAATAAGTTAGTCATTATTATATTTGCAGCGAATGTGAGGCTACGTCCCTCGTACGGGACTGCTTGTATAAAAGTTAAACTGTCTAATTTTTGGTTTTATGAAAATTGACAAACTCAATACTGTattcaaaacataactttaaagatGGAGATGCAAAATAGTCAGTGGTATTTGAAGCACACGCAGTATTGCGTAGGTGCagtaatatttcagaaattataatataaattaaggcagtattgccgtgtttgGAAGCGCAAGCAGTATTCTGGGAGCGCAgttttatttcaaaaaaaaaagaaagaaaaaaaaataaataaaaaaaaataaataaataaaaaaaaaaaaaaaaataaaaaaaagcacca
This genomic stretch from Palaemon carinicauda isolate YSFRI2023 chromosome 21, ASM3689809v2, whole genome shotgun sequence harbors:
- the LOC137614835 gene encoding uncharacterized protein — its product is MCLDDGYGSQSLDGAIKLSQHIKNDLLSSGFIPNATKCIWSPTQVLEFLGVMLDSGKSSIYIPDRRLLKCINTISEILNGIKVHRYVHVKKVASCIGQIISMSVVIGKVSQIMTRNLSIDILAASHWDQYIKISDESKRQLEFWQISLSELNIKHTNVSFQCSKIVYSDTSSTGFAGYAVSAKTGISYGTWSIEESLKSSTWRELVAVYRVLQSLGHILTGQRVKWFTDNQGVEAIVSKGSMKVELQSIAIDIFRFCIAKSILLEMEWIPRTMNEKADYLSKIIDIDDWGILFEIFDMVQARFGNTHIDWFASEHKAKLNSYYSRYWSPTCNGIDAFSEHWGGKFGLFVPPITVITQVIKKMAFDKAAGVLVVPCWKSALFWSFLCPTGSFIPEVVDWFDLPINRENCV